The Prosthecobacter vanneervenii DNA window CTGCGGAGTTGTGCTGACCGTCTGTCAAAACGACGAGCGCCGTACCTGCCGATGCAGGGCCAAGGGCTGCGCGTAGTGCCTGATCGAGATTGGTGATAGGTGCGGTGGCTGGCAGCTCAAAGGTGGAGGGCATGTCTCCGGAGGTGTCCTTGCCTGCCTGACGGTACCACCAGAGGCGCTGGGTGTTCATGCCACGCAGGGCCACGAGTTCCACATCCTGAGTCTCGGCCAGCTTTTTCAGCAGCGGGGTGGTGCCTTTGAGCAGAAGGTCTTCCGCGCGCTGAAACCGTGGTTTGCTGCTGCCAGCAGGAGCACCGGGGGCCTCATCGGTGAGCTGCATGCTGGCGGAGCTGTCCACCGCGATGACGACGTGTCCCAGCTGACGCAGGGTGGTGACGCTGCGCAGCATCGGACCCGCCAGTGCGAGCACGAGAATGAACACCGCGACCGAGCGCAGCACGGCAGGAACCTGTGCAGCACGACTGCCCACATACTTCAGCTCCCGGCGGTAGAGAAACCACATGAGTCCGGCCAGACCAAACGCGAGCAGGATCACCGGCAGCGGTGCATAGCCGCCAGTAAAGCGCAGGGTGGTTTCTGTCAGGGGTGTCATGTTTTAAAAAGGCTCAGCCCCGGGCGATGTGCTGCTGCAGGAGGACTTCGGCGAAGAGGAGAAGGAGCAGGGTGATGAGCAGCGGCTGCCAGAGCTCGGTACCGTGGCGACGGCTGCGATCCAGGGACTGGTAGGCAGGCAGGGTGCCGGCGTAGGCGGCCTCGTGCCGCTCGGCGATTTTCTGAATGTCCGTGGCAGGCAGGGCTTTGAGATCGGACTCCGCACCATCCACATTGAAGGCCAGCAGCACGGTTTTCTCTGTGCCTTCCTTTTGCAGCTGGAAGATGCCAGGCTGGGTGATCACGGGGCTTTGCAGGAAGACGGAGTCTGCCTCCTTGGCGGCTTTCAGCGTTTGCGTCTGGCCGGTGGGGCCCCGCAGGATGAACTCCGCGCCCTGCTCAGCCTTTTCCAGCGGCAGGCGGATGGAACTGCCCACGAGCTGCCAGGCTGGGGCAGTGCCCTCGGTGGCCAGATAGGTGGTGAGGCGCTGCATCAGCGGCACAAAGAAAGGCTGCAGGGGCAGATTGGTCCACTCAGCATTCGCTGTGCTAGCCACGGCCACGACACGACCGCGGCCGTGCTTTTTCTCGACCATCAGAGGCACATTGCGGTCCAGGTTCAGGATGCGCTGGGTTCGGTCATCGAGCGTGGCAAAGTCAAACCAGTGACGAAATTCGGCTTCCTGAAGGCGGCCTGAGCGGGTGTCATTGAAATACAGCACGGACGGGTGTGTGAAGCGCTGCATGAGGATATGCGCAGGCGGGGAGTCGGCATCCACTCTGGCCTGGCCTTTGATGGCGGCAGGGTAGAGGCCTTCGCCCTTGCGGTAAAATTCGCGGTTGTACCAGTCGAGATCGCATTCTGGTCCGGCAAAGACGAGGAGGCCGCCGCCATCTTTGACGAACTTGTCGAGCTCGTTCTGGATGTGCCCCGGCAGGCGCTGCACGTCGGCCATGATGATGACCTCCTGCTGGCGCAGGTCTTCGTTGCGGATCTTGCGCAGGTCGATTTTTTTCGTGCGGATGAGGTCCTTGAGCGAAGCGGCTGCCGCCGTGTGCGGCGTGAGTGCGATCTCGAGGAAATCTGCCGAGCCGGTGAGCGGTTCCCGGCCAGGGCTGCCATCCATGAGCAGGACATTGAGTTGATTGCGCACCTGCACGATGGAGTGGAAGGCGTTGTCATCAGCAAAGGTGTCTCCTTCGAGGCGGACGGAGAGCGAGTGGTCGCCCACTTTATCAAACGCATGCGTGAAGGAGAGCACGGCCTCGCCTTCCGGGGCCAAGGAGACGCGCGCTGTGCGCAGGCGTGTGCCATCTGCCTCCAGATGCACAGCTACGTCCTGCCAGGCTCGGCGGCCATGGTTCTTGATGCGCACCCGCAGGCCGATGGGCTGGGACTCGGCTGCCACGAGGGCGGAAATGTCCGCGCTGGCGATGCTGAGGTTTTCCGCCAGATCGCTGCCCACACGGTAAAAGGTGATCTGCGGCTTGGGCTCCTGTTTGGAGAGGCTCTCCAGTGCTGGCAGTGCAGCGCCCTCGGCCACGGCCTTCCAGTCGGCAGCCTGGAAATCGGAAACGATGACGACTTCGCGTGCGGCATTGGGCGAGTCTTTGAGAGCTGCGCCTGCGGCCTGGAAGGCGTCATTGGCAGCCAGCGGGCCTGACATGGAGGGCACATCTCCGAGTTGTTTGGGTACGAGGTCGAGATCGGTGGTGGCTTGGTCGAGCAGCTTGCGTGGAGTGCCGCCGGAGAGCAGCACTTGTGCGCTGGAGCCTTTGGGCAGATCTGCCAGAATGGCCTGGATGTCCTGCCGTGCCTGCTCCGTGACGGTGCCGCCGGGCAGCGAGGTCTGCGCGGCGGGAGCACGCATGGAGAGGGAGTCGTCCAGCAATACGATGAGCGAGGAGCTGCCCATTCCGAGCGAGCGCAAAGCCGTGAGCACCGGGCGAGCCAGGCAGAGCGCCAGCACGATAGGGATGGCCACACGCACGATGAGGAGCAGGAGCTGCTCGATCTTCATCTTGCGCTTCCGCTGGCGGATCACCTCGTGCAGCAGGTGCATGGCACCCCAGCGAACGGTGACGACCTTCCGCTTGTTCAGCAGATGGATCAGCAGCGGGACAAGAAAGGCCAGGGCGCCCGCCAGAAGTGCGATGTTGAGAAAGCTCATCGTGGGGGCAGGGAGATGGTATAACGAATGACGAAGCTCGAATGACGAAGAGCAGGCATCCGGGATGCTGCGTCTTCGTTATTTGGCAATGGAGTTGGCTTCGTCATGGTTCAGCGCATGCGCAGGGCCAGATAGCTGCGGAGGGCGGCGGAGTGGGATTCATCCGTGGGAAGGCTCAGGTAATCCACCTGGTGCCTGCGGAAGCCGTCTTTGAGCTGGGCGGCGAAGCTTTGCTGCGCCTCAATGTAGCGCTGGCGGATGGTGGCGGGGTCGAGCAGGAGGAAGTCGTCGTTGTTCTCCAGGTTTTCAAAACGGGCCCAGTTGCCGAAAGGGAAGTCGATCTCGTCGCGGTCCCAGAGCTGCATGGCGATGACTTCGTGCCCTTTTTTGCGCAGGATGCCGATGGACTGCAGCAGAGCGGTGGGATCATCAAAGAAGTCGCTGATGAGAATGACGAGGCCGCGGCGTTTGAGGCGCTGGGCCAGCGACTCGATTACGGGCGCGAGGCTGGTGTCGCTGCCGGGCTCGGTTTTCACCATGGTCTCCAGCAGCAGGTGCAGGTGGGTGATCTTGGTGCGGCAGGGGATGATGTTGCGCACCTTGGTGTCAAAGGTGATGAGGCCCACGGCATCCTGCTGGCTCATGAGCAGGTAGGCCAGGGAGGCGGCGAGCTTGCGTGCGTAGTCAAACTTCAGCACGCCCTTCTGCCCGCGGTAGCCCATGCTGCCGCTGGCATCGAGAACGATGGTGGCGCGGAGGTTTGTCTCCTCATCAAACTCACGGATGTAAAAGCGGTCCGTGCGGCCAAAGATCTTCCAGTCGAGGCGGCGGATCTCATCTCCCTGCACATAGGGGCGGTGCTGGCGGAACTCCACGCTGAAGCCCTTGTGCGGCGAGGCATGCTGCCCGGTGGTGAAGCCCTCCACGACCGTGCGCGCAAAGAGCTGCAGGGACTGCAGGCTCGTGATGTCTTCGGCGTGGAGGATGTCGGACAGGGAAGCCACTTCGGGGAGGAATTAGAGAACGGCGGCAGGGAAGGAGGAAAATGACGAATGAAGAAATCCGAATGACGAATGAATGACGAAACGCGAATGACGAAGATCGAGCATGAGGAGCATGATTCGGACTTCGGATTTATTTAGTCATTCGGGTTTACTCATTCGTCATT harbors:
- a CDS encoding BatA domain-containing protein, whose product is MSFLNIALLAGALAFLVPLLIHLLNKRKVVTVRWGAMHLLHEVIRQRKRKMKIEQLLLLIVRVAIPIVLALCLARPVLTALRSLGMGSSSLIVLLDDSLSMRAPAAQTSLPGGTVTEQARQDIQAILADLPKGSSAQVLLSGGTPRKLLDQATTDLDLVPKQLGDVPSMSGPLAANDAFQAAGAALKDSPNAAREVVIVSDFQAADWKAVAEGAALPALESLSKQEPKPQITFYRVGSDLAENLSIASADISALVAAESQPIGLRVRIKNHGRRAWQDVAVHLEADGTRLRTARVSLAPEGEAVLSFTHAFDKVGDHSLSVRLEGDTFADDNAFHSIVQVRNQLNVLLMDGSPGREPLTGSADFLEIALTPHTAAAASLKDLIRTKKIDLRKIRNEDLRQQEVIIMADVQRLPGHIQNELDKFVKDGGGLLVFAGPECDLDWYNREFYRKGEGLYPAAIKGQARVDADSPPAHILMQRFTHPSVLYFNDTRSGRLQEAEFRHWFDFATLDDRTQRILNLDRNVPLMVEKKHGRGRVVAVASTANAEWTNLPLQPFFVPLMQRLTTYLATEGTAPAWQLVGSSIRLPLEKAEQGAEFILRGPTGQTQTLKAAKEADSVFLQSPVITQPGIFQLQKEGTEKTVLLAFNVDGAESDLKALPATDIQKIAERHEAAYAGTLPAYQSLDRSRRHGTELWQPLLITLLLLLFAEVLLQQHIARG
- a CDS encoding DUF58 domain-containing protein; this translates as MASLSDILHAEDITSLQSLQLFARTVVEGFTTGQHASPHKGFSVEFRQHRPYVQGDEIRRLDWKIFGRTDRFYIREFDEETNLRATIVLDASGSMGYRGQKGVLKFDYARKLAASLAYLLMSQQDAVGLITFDTKVRNIIPCRTKITHLHLLLETMVKTEPGSDTSLAPVIESLAQRLKRRGLVILISDFFDDPTALLQSIGILRKKGHEVIAMQLWDRDEIDFPFGNWARFENLENNDDFLLLDPATIRQRYIEAQQSFAAQLKDGFRRHQVDYLSLPTDESHSAALRSYLALRMR